In the genome of Paramisgurnus dabryanus chromosome 16, PD_genome_1.1, whole genome shotgun sequence, the window GAAAAAGTCTttcaatttaattcaattcattATTACTACAACTATTAACAATCACAAATATCAGACTTACCTTACAATCTATTGCTGCCTTTAGATAGGATTtcgtttatttgtttaatctgaTCTAAGAGTGTGGTTAACAGATATAACATTAACACTGCtggaataataataatctacattatcatttaaaacatgTCTTGTCTGACAGGAGGAATTATCTTTAACCTAACTGCTGTCATTAACCGCTGGGTTAACCACTGGTTTACATTATTAATTGTAGAGAATAGCGGACACTCACAATAggataaatgcataaatgaaggTCACGTGCAACATAATTTACACCTTAACTACACGAGATCAATCACAAAATAGTCACACTTACCTGGTTGAGGCGCGTGCCAGATAGTTAACATCAACGCGCATCCCAAAAACCCCGTGGCCAGTAGAAATTTCCCATTCCAAGGCCTCATCTCATTTCTCTGGAGTACAAGACGACTTACTGCTTCCCTTAGGTGGAGTCTCAATGCAGTGACAATTTCTTTCTCACAGTTGATctaaagtcattttaaaaagaTGTCCCACTCCTTTCTGTCAACCCGGCCGGCTACATTCATTCCCAGTTACGCGTCGACACAAACGCCTTTCACAGCATGAACAAACATACGATCACACCTTTATACGACACCTGACCACACCTTCCACCTGTCCACCTcatgcatatttatacattCATTCATATTCGTGATTGACAGGGGAGAGCTGGAAGCTGTGGTAAAGTAGATTACAAAAACATACAGAACCtcacaaatattaaaatgtaaataaataaacgaTAGATTTACAGTTTGTGCAGCTGAATGATTAAAGTTGATAAgaaacattcattcattcattcattcaaataTTTATCGACACATCAGATATtgatattttgtatttaaagggCAATCGATCATCAAACTTCACACGTCGTTGTTAAAATGTAatcaatacaaaaaaaacatcACTACACTTTTCCTATAAATTAGAAATGATTAACAGTCTATACTTTCTATACTTCTCTTTATTGCACTTTGTTTCATTGTCAGGAAAACACATTGACAAACACATTGAACAGAAATAATCATCTTcttcttgtttattttaaattatggTTTCAATATATTTTGGGGTGTAATACCTTAACTAACTCGCTATCTAAACATTTTTGGTATCCTATATCatgaagaagagagagagagagagagagagagagagagagagagagagagagagagagagagagagacaccgACCCCTGCTGGTAATCACATTTAAAACTATTCATGTCTTTTCGTCGTTTATTTGTGATTGTTTATTtgaatgtgtgtgcatgtgaataTAGTTTTTAACAGAATAAACCATGAAATATTTTATGTAGCATGAAAACAAAAACCAACAATCACTTCTTATAACTACgttacttttaataaaataacattttcagaaaacatttttttttaattgatacttttgtcatttttgaaagatTATATCATTTATTATTGGTGAGCTGTTTCCATATTCTTCAGGTCAGGTGAACAGAATTCTGCAATGAGagtaaaagaaaaaacacaatTCAATTGACTTTCATGTCCATGAAGGTCaaagtaaatcatttttttgcagtactGATCTTTATTTTAGATTCTGGTGATTGGTACCCTTATGTGAGATAAATGGAGGTGTCATGACATATCAGGAGTTATTTACTGAAATGAAAGTTGTGCTTTATGTTGATTATTTACTAGATTAAGTCCACACTGACCTGTTACACCATCATACGAGTACTGAGATTCTCTTCTGAATCCAAGACACTCAGCTTGTTTCCAGTACATGGCCAGATCAAACTCATTTGGTTTGTTGTCCTTTTCTGTAGCAacaaagaaaaaagatttatccattaacatttaatatacaaCATCATTTGAACTTTATTTGAAGGTTTGATGTGATGAATGGTCTACATGACCACAGATGTGTGACTTACTAAAGAAGTAGAGCGACTTAATAGTCTCATTTTTGAAACTGCTTATAAAGCTCATGGTGATGCAATCCGAACAAGATGGTAAGAATTTGCCCTCTGTTGATGTCTCGTTGTCTAGAGATCAgcataataatattatattatattaaaactCAGAACAGCAAAGTCTTAGATGAAATAAAGCTTTCTGTTTACTTACGAGTGGCATAAATGCTGCCATCTTTAACAGTTGAGTTAATGGTCTTAAATTCACATTTGCCGTTTCTGAGGAGATCAATGATGGATCTTAGTAAATGATTGAAAATGTCAAAGAGAGAAAAACATCATGTTAATGTACAGCAACTCTTACAGCATGTTCCCTTGACTGAGGATGACAGTATTTTCAAACGCACTGGGTCTGAACTCGATCCACGAGCTGTTGACAGTCTTCAGGATATTTGTGAACAAAAGATGATCTGCTATCCCTTCAAGAAAGATCCATTTACCCATGATCTGATTTAAAGAAAGTATAACCATGCAGTAATAAGTTAACTATATGAATATACAAAGACTTAGCAGACTTACACTTTTGTTGTCATGTTTCAGGATGAGAGGTTTGGTGAGCTCCTCACAGTTGGATGCAGTGGCCTGAGTTGCACTAAACAAACTCAGGAGAAGAGCGACCATAAACACCCAGCAGGACATTCTCAAAAACCTCATTTAGATTATTGTGTAGCATTATCAAACGGGCACGATCttatataaacacaaactaTCATCTGTTTTTTCTGAAGTGATGCAACAGGACGAACACTGCCAGTAAAAAAAACTAAGTGGGTGAAATTGTGGACTTTTACAATGACAACACATACGGCAAAAATACAGCAaaaatatttgtacattttaaatataaaaaaaatggctccaactatatatatatatatatatatatatatatatatatatatatatatatatactgaaatatattttactata includes:
- the LOC135720584 gene encoding saxitoxin and tetrodotoxin-binding protein 2; the encoded protein is MRFLRMSCWVFMVALLLSLFSATQATASNCEELTKPLILKHDNKSIMGKWIFLEGIADHLLFTNILKTVNSSWIEFRPSAFENTVILSQGNMLNGKCEFKTINSTVKDGSIYATHNETSTEGKFLPSCSDCITMSFISSFKNETIKSLYFFKKDNKPNEFDLAMYWKQAECLGFRRESQYSYDGVTEFCSPDLKNMETAHQ